The following are encoded together in the Oikeobacillus pervagus genome:
- a CDS encoding NETI motif-containing protein, which translates to MSKVKKTFELGENETIDECLERMKVEGYTPIRRIEKPIFLEEKANGKPIYTPIKRKIIFEGKKDE; encoded by the coding sequence ATGAGTAAAGTCAAAAAAACATTTGAATTGGGCGAAAATGAAACGATTGATGAATGTCTAGAAAGAATGAAGGTGGAAGGGTATACTCCTATTCGTAGGATTGAAAAGCCTATTTTTCTTGAGGAAAAGGCAAACGGGAAACCGATTTATACCCCTATTAAAAGAAAAATAATATTTGAAGGGAAGAAAGACGAATGA